The following coding sequences are from one Leptospira mayottensis 200901116 window:
- a CDS encoding LIC_11502 family protein has protein sequence MQKELSEKSKFSRTEFELLPKHSDSISHADIISAVRLTLLPKDKLAKQIVFASILGVLKGFNERDLKPFHVSHKYIFSELRSEVLETIEVTDSINTISNENRIKLLKEAFDYGIRKVYHLEWKLYTSREIY, from the coding sequence ATGCAAAAAGAATTATCCGAAAAAAGCAAGTTCTCTCGAACAGAGTTCGAATTACTTCCCAAACATTCTGATTCCATTTCTCATGCAGACATTATCTCCGCAGTTCGTCTGACACTTTTACCTAAGGACAAACTTGCAAAACAAATCGTATTCGCTTCCATCCTCGGTGTGCTAAAAGGTTTTAATGAAAGAGATTTAAAGCCATTTCATGTAAGTCATAAATATATTTTTTCGGAACTCCGCTCCGAAGTTTTAGAAACAATAGAAGTCACAGACTCAATCAATACGATCTCGAACGAAAATAGAATCAAACTTCTCAAAGAAGCCTTCGACTACGGTATTCGCAAAGTTTATCATTTGGAATGGAAACTCTATACTTCCAGAGAAATCTACTAA
- a CDS encoding PepSY-associated TM helix domain-containing protein — protein sequence MNRKKLYKLHSLVGIWSGLFLVVIGLSGSLLVFGHEIDQLLHPNQWYVTDGTERLSIDTLREKLNQALPSHALAGWLLSEKRNQPDQVWLHFLDSDQKKEFVILLNPYTGKILGKLAENLSDSFYGWILNLHYTLFMGSFGYFLTGILGVIFVFQGISGIILYRGIWQNLFRLRTTQSFRTYFSDFHKLVGVFTLIFNLVLGFTGAWWSVQSTAGLLARGFSEEKKIGSFFNQSISMNVLLRDAIDQIPGFRLGFISFPHHHEKDPIQFYGTEKEQNPFRSRFGSYFIFDSESGKMLKMFHLSNENLFYKIVDSFRPIHFGTFGGMFTKILWVILGCAPGVLYLSGIGIFISKRNSKKSRKKRKIYFLKM from the coding sequence ATGAATCGAAAGAAATTATATAAATTACATTCTCTAGTAGGAATTTGGAGCGGGTTATTTTTAGTCGTGATCGGTTTAAGCGGTTCTCTTTTGGTCTTTGGACATGAAATTGATCAGCTATTGCATCCGAATCAGTGGTATGTTACAGACGGAACAGAGCGCCTGAGCATAGACACGCTTCGAGAAAAATTAAATCAAGCTCTTCCTTCCCACGCTTTGGCTGGCTGGTTACTTTCGGAAAAACGAAATCAACCAGATCAAGTTTGGCTTCACTTTCTAGATTCGGATCAAAAGAAGGAATTTGTAATTTTATTAAATCCTTATACTGGAAAAATTTTAGGAAAACTTGCCGAGAATCTTTCTGATTCTTTTTATGGTTGGATATTAAATTTACATTATACTTTGTTTATGGGTAGTTTCGGGTACTTTTTGACTGGAATTTTGGGAGTTATATTTGTTTTTCAAGGAATCAGTGGGATAATTCTCTATCGGGGTATTTGGCAAAATTTATTCCGACTCAGAACGACCCAATCGTTTAGAACATATTTTTCGGATTTTCATAAATTAGTCGGAGTGTTTACTCTAATCTTCAATTTGGTTTTGGGTTTTACGGGAGCTTGGTGGAGTGTACAATCTACCGCCGGACTTTTGGCTCGCGGGTTTTCAGAGGAAAAAAAAATCGGAAGTTTTTTCAACCAATCCATTTCAATGAATGTTTTATTACGAGATGCTATCGATCAAATACCCGGCTTTCGTTTGGGGTTTATTTCTTTTCCTCATCATCATGAAAAAGATCCGATTCAGTTTTATGGAACTGAGAAAGAGCAAAATCCGTTTCGAAGTCGGTTCGGTTCCTATTTTATCTTCGACTCGGAATCAGGAAAGATGCTAAAGATGTTTCATCTTTCGAATGAAAATCTATTTTATAAAATTGTGGATTCGTTTCGCCCTATTCATTTTGGAACATTCGGGGGAATGTTCACAAAAATCCTTTGGGTGATTTTGGGATGTGCCCCTGGAGTTTTATACCTTTCTGGAATAGGAATTTTTATCTCAAAACGAAACTCAAAAAAATCGAGGAAAAAACGAAAGATTTATTTCCTAAAAATGTAG
- the def gene encoding peptide deformylase — MSVRKILRMGDPILRQVSKPVTENELQTKEFKKLIRDMFDTMRHAEGVGLAAPQIGILKQIVVVGSEENERYPGTPDVPERVILNPVITPLTKDTSGFWEGCLSVPGMRGYVERPNKIRMQWMDEKGNQFDETIDGYKAVVYQHECDHLSGILYVDRLKDTKLFGFNDTLDSGRNVLD; from the coding sequence ATGTCAGTCAGAAAAATTTTAAGGATGGGGGATCCAATTCTCCGTCAAGTTTCAAAACCCGTCACGGAAAATGAACTTCAAACAAAAGAATTCAAAAAACTCATCCGAGATATGTTCGATACGATGCGTCACGCGGAGGGTGTGGGACTAGCGGCTCCTCAGATCGGAATCTTGAAGCAGATCGTAGTTGTAGGTTCCGAAGAGAATGAACGTTATCCGGGCACTCCGGACGTTCCCGAACGTGTAATTTTAAATCCGGTTATCACTCCTCTTACAAAAGATACTTCCGGTTTTTGGGAGGGTTGCCTTTCCGTACCTGGAATGCGAGGTTACGTGGAAAGACCGAATAAAATTAGAATGCAATGGATGGACGAAAAAGGGAATCAATTTGACGAGACGATAGACGGTTATAAAGCAGTCGTCTATCAGCACGAATGTGATCATCTTTCGGGAATTCTTTATGTGGACCGTTTAAAGGACACAAAACTGTTCGGTTTCAATGACACTCTCGATTCCGGCAGAAACGTTTTAGATTAA
- the queG gene encoding tRNA epoxyqueuosine(34) reductase QueG, whose translation MIESKEIISEFKTLIENSGFDLYGICNAEIPQEDKENILTWVQEGKHGKMDWYPKNMDLRLNFKNLGFDPLSVIVLGVIYNDPEYNEVSKGMSFRFSRYAIGEDYHRVLRRLAKSVIKELKKRYSNHRFRQGVDSLPVPEKVLARLAGLGWKAKNTNLIHPDFGSFFFITVILTDLPIYTTQIQVKDRCGTCTACIDACPTGALKPYQIDAGKCISHHTLEDPSERISDTHGWLAGCDICQDVCPWNRVRANKKGIRTNVEEFKVRSYFKGNSDSLLSLNEQEFKEYFFDSAISRMSFKMYQRNIKMIKR comes from the coding sequence ATGATCGAAAGTAAAGAAATAATTTCCGAGTTCAAAACTTTGATCGAAAACTCTGGTTTTGATCTTTATGGAATTTGCAACGCTGAAATTCCGCAAGAAGACAAAGAAAACATTCTTACTTGGGTTCAGGAAGGAAAACATGGAAAGATGGATTGGTATCCTAAAAACATGGATCTTCGTTTGAATTTTAAGAATCTTGGTTTTGATCCACTTTCTGTCATCGTACTCGGTGTAATTTACAACGATCCGGAATATAACGAAGTTAGCAAAGGAATGTCATTTCGGTTTTCAAGATATGCAATCGGTGAAGATTATCACAGGGTTTTAAGAAGACTTGCAAAATCTGTCATTAAAGAATTAAAGAAAAGATATTCGAATCACAGGTTCCGTCAAGGAGTGGATTCTCTACCGGTTCCAGAAAAAGTCTTAGCTCGGCTCGCGGGGCTTGGATGGAAGGCAAAGAACACGAATCTTATTCATCCGGATTTTGGATCCTTTTTTTTTATCACTGTCATTCTCACTGACTTGCCGATTTATACGACTCAGATCCAAGTCAAAGATCGTTGTGGCACGTGCACAGCTTGTATAGATGCATGTCCTACTGGCGCTTTAAAACCCTATCAAATTGATGCAGGAAAGTGTATTTCTCATCATACACTGGAAGATCCTTCGGAAAGGATTTCCGATACACACGGTTGGCTTGCGGGCTGCGATATTTGTCAGGATGTTTGTCCTTGGAATCGTGTAAGAGCCAACAAGAAAGGAATTCGAACGAATGTAGAGGAATTTAAAGTTCGATCTTATTTTAAAGGGAATTCGGATTCTCTACTATCTCTTAATGAGCAAGAATTCAAAGAATATTTTTTTGATTCTGCAATATCACGCATGAGTTTTAAAATGTACCAAAGAAATATAAAAATGATAAAAAGATGA
- a CDS encoding efflux RND transporter permease subunit has protein sequence MKSLVEYFLSKSIFVNLLTFLIILIGGFTAVKMNREAFPNINFDIVSVVTVFPGASPAEIEKLVTKPLEEAIKEVDGIKEFRSASIENRSGIVITLDPDSKDTQKVVDDVKSAIDRVEDLPEEAEDPLVAEITTSRQPVIEIDISLKSNDSSIEAEKHLKAQAKVVEQALEDIPGVARISKRGWRDTEMQVDINPMAMFSKYLTSQDIIFALKNRNINFPGGNIAGNQKEIILRTIGEFDSPQEIEEVHIRSNEVGNSIRIDHVARVTEGLKEAEYLDKVNGKKTIALTVIKREKADAILVVDEAKKIIEEFKKSSKEEFEYAFVNDLSKYIRRRLGVLLSNAIGGLILVTASLFLFLGWRVALMTALGIPVSFGATFIVMNYLGLTLNLISMFGLIIVVGILVDDAIIICENVYRYMEEGMPVYEAALKGTSEVIDPVTATVTTTVAAFAPMLFMTGIFGKFIYSIPLVVIIALLASLSEAFFILPSHLYDINKHKFHSGEIKEESGWFYKLKVNYYLPLLKFSLKHRLQIFIYLFAMLVGSFALFAVFGKFKLFPGSVDVFQIKLTGQTGMSLQEMERFTHVLEMELAKISKVEIENYVTRVGIIQKDPNDPFTKRGKHYGQILVYLAPEENRKRTTDTIISEVREKTIWLLNEKSVKVLEETRKKEAEKKKEEYKPFNLNTFPSEFSRFKGQLSVLDFEKISGGPPVGKPVAIEIRGDDYDDLIRIGEEYKAVMAKVPGITDIGDDFNEGKDEIRIKVNESLASTAGVSVFKVAQAINTAFQGTVATKIKRADEEIEVKVRFPEEVRKSIGSLNNIFVSNQLGKLIPVSRLITYVREPGLANINHLDGKRLLTVTANLDESKTDTRRANAEIAKLSRGIIDKYPGYRMRFGGENKDTEESLTSLGRAFLIAFIIIFMILASLFRSVIQPVIVVSSIPFSLIGVILAFILHGEYFGFLAFLGIVGLAGVVVNDSIVLVDFANQLKLEKPGEDIDSILIETGLLRLRPVVLTTVTTVLGLLPTAYGIGGRDPFLVPMALAFGWGLAFSSFLTLVAVPVLYKTVHNVQLRMNRLSSKFRI, from the coding sequence ATGAAATCACTAGTCGAATACTTTCTCTCTAAAAGTATCTTTGTAAATCTCCTTACCTTTTTAATTATTCTGATCGGGGGCTTTACCGCCGTAAAAATGAATCGAGAGGCGTTTCCGAATATCAACTTCGACATTGTAAGCGTCGTAACCGTATTTCCAGGCGCCTCGCCCGCCGAGATCGAAAAACTTGTCACAAAACCTTTGGAAGAGGCGATCAAAGAAGTGGATGGAATCAAAGAATTCAGATCCGCCTCGATCGAAAATCGCTCTGGTATCGTGATTACTTTAGATCCGGATTCCAAAGACACTCAGAAAGTCGTGGATGACGTAAAGTCCGCAATCGATCGAGTGGAAGACCTTCCTGAAGAGGCAGAGGATCCTCTCGTTGCAGAAATCACAACGTCTAGACAACCCGTCATTGAAATCGATATCAGTCTGAAATCGAACGATTCGAGCATCGAGGCAGAAAAACATCTCAAAGCGCAAGCGAAAGTTGTAGAACAGGCTTTGGAAGATATTCCAGGTGTTGCTAGAATTTCCAAACGAGGCTGGAGAGATACGGAAATGCAGGTAGACATTAATCCGATGGCGATGTTTTCCAAATATCTCACAAGTCAGGATATCATCTTTGCATTAAAAAATCGTAATATTAACTTTCCTGGCGGAAATATCGCCGGAAACCAAAAAGAAATCATCCTAAGAACCATCGGAGAATTCGATTCTCCCCAAGAAATTGAGGAAGTTCACATTCGTTCCAACGAAGTAGGGAATTCAATTCGGATCGACCATGTGGCAAGAGTCACCGAAGGTCTGAAAGAAGCCGAATATCTGGATAAGGTTAACGGGAAAAAAACGATCGCCTTGACTGTCATCAAGCGGGAAAAGGCCGACGCGATTTTAGTCGTAGACGAAGCTAAAAAAATTATCGAAGAATTTAAGAAAAGTTCCAAAGAAGAATTCGAATACGCGTTCGTAAACGATCTTTCCAAATATATTCGAAGAAGACTAGGAGTACTACTTTCCAACGCAATCGGCGGACTTATTCTAGTTACGGCTTCCTTATTCTTATTTTTGGGATGGAGAGTCGCTTTAATGACCGCCCTCGGAATCCCGGTTTCTTTCGGGGCCACGTTCATCGTCATGAATTACCTAGGCCTTACCCTAAATCTGATTTCCATGTTCGGCTTGATTATCGTTGTGGGGATCCTCGTCGACGACGCGATCATCATCTGTGAAAACGTGTACCGTTATATGGAAGAAGGAATGCCAGTTTACGAAGCCGCGTTAAAGGGAACCAGCGAAGTAATAGATCCTGTTACGGCTACTGTAACGACTACCGTGGCGGCCTTTGCCCCAATGCTTTTTATGACGGGAATTTTTGGAAAGTTCATCTACAGTATCCCTCTAGTCGTAATCATTGCGTTACTTGCTTCTCTTTCGGAAGCGTTTTTTATTCTTCCTTCCCACTTATACGATATCAACAAGCATAAATTTCATTCAGGCGAAATCAAGGAAGAGAGTGGATGGTTCTATAAACTCAAAGTCAACTATTACCTTCCTCTTTTAAAGTTTTCTCTTAAACATAGACTTCAGATTTTTATCTACCTGTTTGCAATGCTCGTGGGAAGTTTTGCGCTTTTCGCAGTTTTTGGAAAGTTTAAACTTTTCCCCGGCTCCGTGGACGTATTCCAGATTAAACTTACGGGCCAAACAGGGATGTCTCTTCAGGAAATGGAACGATTCACCCACGTTTTAGAAATGGAGCTTGCAAAAATTTCCAAAGTAGAAATTGAAAATTACGTAACTAGAGTAGGAATCATTCAAAAAGATCCGAACGATCCTTTCACCAAACGAGGAAAACATTACGGTCAAATTCTCGTATATTTAGCGCCTGAAGAAAATAGAAAAAGAACAACCGACACGATCATTTCGGAAGTAAGAGAAAAAACGATCTGGCTTTTGAATGAAAAATCCGTGAAAGTACTTGAGGAAACTCGTAAAAAAGAAGCAGAAAAGAAAAAAGAAGAATACAAACCTTTCAATTTAAACACATTCCCTTCCGAATTTTCGCGTTTTAAAGGACAACTTTCCGTTTTGGATTTTGAAAAAATTTCAGGAGGTCCTCCCGTTGGAAAACCTGTGGCGATCGAAATTCGTGGAGACGACTATGACGATTTGATTCGAATCGGAGAAGAATACAAAGCGGTGATGGCTAAGGTTCCGGGCATTACGGATATTGGAGACGATTTTAACGAAGGTAAGGACGAAATTAGAATCAAGGTAAACGAATCTCTCGCTTCAACTGCGGGAGTTTCCGTGTTCAAAGTAGCGCAGGCGATCAACACAGCATTTCAAGGAACCGTAGCCACAAAGATTAAACGGGCCGACGAAGAAATAGAAGTTAAGGTTCGTTTTCCGGAAGAGGTAAGAAAATCCATTGGATCTCTTAACAATATCTTTGTAAGCAATCAACTAGGAAAACTCATTCCGGTATCCAGGCTGATTACTTATGTTCGCGAACCCGGTTTGGCAAACATCAATCATTTGGACGGTAAGCGTCTTCTCACCGTTACGGCTAACTTGGATGAAAGTAAAACCGATACAAGAAGAGCTAACGCGGAAATTGCAAAACTTTCCAGAGGAATCATAGATAAGTATCCCGGTTATCGAATGCGTTTCGGTGGAGAAAACAAAGATACGGAAGAATCACTTACAAGTTTAGGGAGAGCCTTTCTAATTGCATTCATTATCATCTTCATGATTCTCGCTTCCCTATTTCGTTCCGTGATTCAGCCAGTAATCGTAGTGAGTTCTATTCCGTTTTCTTTGATCGGAGTAATTTTAGCGTTTATTCTTCATGGGGAGTATTTCGGATTTCTTGCCTTTTTAGGAATTGTCGGACTCGCGGGAGTTGTAGTAAACGATTCCATAGTTCTCGTAGATTTTGCCAATCAGTTAAAGTTGGAAAAACCGGGAGAAGACATAGATTCGATTCTGATCGAGACCGGACTGTTACGACTCAGGCCTGTAGTTTTAACAACGGTGACAACGGTTTTAGGATTACTTCCTACTGCCTATGGTATCGGAGGACGAGACCCATTCCTCGTTCCAATGGCTCTTGCCTTTGGATGGGGACTTGCTTTTTCTTCCTTTTTGACCTTGGTTGCGGTTCCAGTTTTATACAAAACGGTTCACAATGTTCAGTTAAGAATGAATCGTTTATCTTCCAAATTCAGGATATAG
- a CDS encoding Kelch repeat-containing protein — MYWQIFSRNHFLYFSVSFFLFCFSCNTIDKGTDREKLLFLLGYFVSSSDEFTHQCSSELRTTDFVPGATGRSGATGITLNDGKIAFIGGEENLNPISDRVEFFNPNGFVWNQISSLNYGREYHQSTVLRNGDVLITGGYDNMDLISTVERFDTNTNTWNYVAPMNQQRALHRTILLLDGRVLAVGGNSNNENVVSGAEFYNPNLNTWTQTNAMNFFRSQFTLTHLNDGRVLAAGGLGSNAVLSSVEVFDPNTNTWSLLAPLNQPRFEHSSILLADGRLLVAGGQYFINGNSNNYLDSMEIYDPTTNIWKLMKMPESRSHFTLNRLTDGSILWVGGRNQGFVNNNFRYIPNKDRWCSITPLRKPRYEHFSTVLPDGSVLIYGGIDASGYARDTERLR; from the coding sequence ATGTATTGGCAGATTTTTTCTCGAAACCATTTCCTTTATTTTAGTGTGTCTTTTTTTCTTTTTTGTTTTTCCTGTAATACAATCGACAAAGGCACGGATCGAGAGAAACTATTGTTTCTTCTCGGATACTTTGTGAGTTCTTCTGACGAATTCACTCACCAATGTTCTTCTGAGTTGCGCACTACGGATTTTGTTCCTGGAGCCACCGGGCGTAGCGGTGCAACCGGAATTACTTTGAATGACGGAAAGATCGCTTTTATTGGAGGAGAAGAAAATCTAAACCCTATATCCGATCGAGTTGAATTTTTCAATCCAAATGGATTTGTATGGAATCAGATTTCTTCTTTGAATTATGGAAGAGAATATCATCAATCCACAGTTCTGAGAAACGGTGACGTTTTGATAACCGGAGGATACGATAATATGGATCTGATTTCCACTGTGGAACGTTTCGATACAAATACAAATACTTGGAACTATGTTGCCCCTATGAATCAACAACGGGCTTTACATCGAACTATTCTTTTATTAGATGGCCGTGTTCTTGCGGTGGGAGGAAATTCAAACAATGAAAATGTGGTATCGGGAGCGGAATTTTACAATCCGAATCTGAATACTTGGACTCAAACCAATGCTATGAATTTCTTTCGAAGTCAGTTTACTCTTACACATCTAAATGACGGCCGTGTTCTTGCAGCCGGAGGTTTGGGATCGAATGCTGTCCTCAGTTCCGTGGAAGTTTTTGATCCAAATACCAACACTTGGAGTTTACTTGCACCTCTAAATCAACCTCGTTTTGAGCATTCTTCGATTTTATTGGCGGATGGACGGTTATTGGTAGCCGGAGGTCAATATTTTATAAATGGAAATTCTAACAATTATTTAGATTCGATGGAAATCTACGATCCTACTACGAATATCTGGAAGTTGATGAAAATGCCAGAATCAAGATCACATTTTACTTTAAATCGTTTAACGGACGGTTCCATTTTATGGGTCGGTGGAAGAAACCAAGGTTTTGTAAACAATAATTTTCGTTACATCCCAAACAAGGATCGTTGGTGTTCTATCACCCCATTGCGAAAACCGCGTTATGAACATTTTTCGACAGTATTGCCTGATGGTTCCGTTTTGATCTATGGTGGAATCGATGCAAGTGGCTATGCGCGTGATACCGAACGATTGCGTTAG